One part of the Phragmites australis chromosome 3, lpPhrAust1.1, whole genome shotgun sequence genome encodes these proteins:
- the LOC133912380 gene encoding uncharacterized protein LOC133912380, which translates to MDSKLSVQHGHNHNNGISKPPVHHHHGGGKRSGRQQGGGGKGIKVVYISSPMKLTASAEEFRAIVQEFTGRDSNVADHDLAAAAHLGASSSSSSSSSYSSFGRASPTAPSAEGAHALRPTIATASAISGRAPAEYAADVGAQPMFQGMYDRTGSLLYGQDYW; encoded by the coding sequence ATGGACAGCAAGCTGAGCGTGCAGCACGGGCACAACCACAACAACGGAATCTCCAAGCCGCCGGTGCAccaccaccacggcggcggcaaGAGGAGCGGGAGGCAGCAGGGCGGCGGCGGGAAGGGGATCAAGGTGGTGTACATCTCCAGCCCCATGAAGCTCACCGCCAGCGCCGAGGAGTTCCGCGCCATCGTGCAGGAGTTCACCGGCCGCGACTCCAACGTCGCCGACCACGACCTCGCCGCTGCTGCCCACCTGggcgcgtcctcctcctcctcttcatcttCGTCCTACTCCTCGTTCGGCCGTGCCTCGCCGACAGCGCCGAGTGCAGAAGGCGCCCACGCTCTGCGGCCGACGATAGCGACGGCCAGCGCCATCTCTGGACGGGCGCCGGCCGAGTACGCTGCCGACGTGGGCGCGCAGCCGATGTTCCAGGGTATGTATGATCGAACGGGGAGCTTGCTTTACGGCCAGGACTACTGGTAG